In Glycine max cultivar Williams 82 chromosome 7, Glycine_max_v4.0, whole genome shotgun sequence, a single window of DNA contains:
- the LOC100778918 gene encoding uncharacterized protein Cbei_0202 isoform X1: protein MFLLPSPSSSYLMKHQSHNALWFRGLPYGSGKLIRHIRCAKRTGKQRYPSEKKRLRTKQKELLSDSKEKSKFEGTWRLFKLAVPLDQDPGKDSLHVSDALLQQIATVLKFPVASLLPPEAFTIVRKSFDARKKLKEPKFVHTVDMDVQKLISLEPRCWDFISRLEPKVGLVERLHDERDFGDLASIIHDSKENKVALKGENGHSIFSTEFYKNQATRKPNIAVVGSGPSGLFAALVLAELGADVTLIERGQPVEKRGRDIGALVVRRILELESNFCFGEGGAGTWSDGKLVTRIGRNSGSVLAVSSFPYVVFMKLICASCVMRTLVHFGAPKQILIDGKPHLGTDRLVPLLRNFRQHLQNLGVTIKFGTRVDDLVIKDRHVLGVMVSESADKLHLTSQKMEYDGVILAVGHSARDIYEVLLSHNVELIPKDFAVGLRIEHPQELINSIQYAELASEVCHGRGKIPVADYKVANYIDKEDFNDVSDSGVTNRSCYSFCMCPGGQVVLTSTSPSEICINGMSFSRRASKWANAALVVTVTTKDFEALNYYGPLAGVKFQREFEKRAAMMGGGNFTVPVQTVTDFLENKLSVTSVPPSSYRLGVKAANLHQLFPIHVTEALKHSLVTFDKELPGFICNDALLHGVETRTSSPIQIPRNGDTYECTSVKGLYPVGEGAGYAGGIISAAVDGMHAGFAVAKKFSLFHGDVESVLGKAQNVGVVKY from the exons ATGttccttcttccttctccttcgTCCTCCTACCTAATGAAGCACCAGAGTCACAATGCTCTCTGGTTTCGAGGACTCCCTTATGGTAGTGGCAAGCTAATACGGCACATCCGGTGTGCGAAGAGAACCGGAAAACAGAGGTACCCATCGGAGAAGAAGAGGCTGAGGACAAAGCAGAAAGAGCTCTTATCGGATTCCAAGGAGAAGAGCAAGTTTGAGGGCACATGGAGGCTCTTCAAGCTCGCCGTTCCTCTCGATCAAGACCCTGGCAAAGACTCTCTCCATGTCTCCGATGCCCTTCTACAACAAATCGCCACAGTTCTCAAGTTCCCG GTTGCTTCGCTGTTGCCACCAGAGGCTTTCACCATCGTTAGGAAGTCCTTTGATGCTAGGAAG aaattaaaagagcCCAAATTTGTGCATACTGTGGACATGGATGTCCAAAAGCTCATCAGTCTGGAGCCTCGTTGTTGGGACTTCATTTCTCGGCTGGAGCCTAAAGTTGGCCTTGTGGAACGTTTGCATGATGAAAGAGATTTTGGTGATCTGGCGAGTATCATTCACGacagtaaagaaaataaagttgcATTGAAAGGGGAAAATGGACATAGCATTTTCTCAACAGAGTTTTACAAGAACCAGGCTAcgagaaaaccaaacattgcagTAGTGGGAAGTGGGCCCTCTGGCCTATTTGCTGCCCTTGTTCTTGCAGAGCTTGGTGCAGATGTTACTCTGATAGAAAGAGGTCAACCAGTAGAAAAAAGGGGGCGTGATATTGGTGCTCTTGTAGTTCGTCGAATTTTAGAATTGGAAAGTAACTTCTGCTTTGGAGAG GGTGGTGCAGGTACCTGGAGTGATGGGAAGTTGGTAACCAGAATTGGACGCAATAGTGGCAGTGTCCTTGCAGTTAGTTCGTTTCCTTATGTAGTATTTATGAAGTTGATATGTGCATCCTGT GTTATGAGAACTCTAGTGCATTTTGGAGCTCCAAAACAGATATTGATTGATGGAAAGCCTCACTTAGGAACAGATAGGTTGGTTCCTTTACTTCGCAACTTTAGGCAACATCTGCAAAATTTGGGT GTCACCATAAAGTTTGGGACAAGAGTAGATGATTTAGTTATAAAAGATAGACATGTTCTAGGGGTTATGGTATCTGAGTCAGCTGATAAATTACATTTAACAAGTCAGAAGATGGAATATGATGGAGTTATTCTGGCTGTTGGTCATTCTGCTCGTGATATATATGAAGTTCTTCTTTCTCACAATGTGGAATTAATACCCAAAGATTTTGCT GTAGGGCTACGAATTGAGCATCCTCAAGAACTAATAAACAGCATACAG TATGCTGAATTGGCTTCCGAGGTTTGTCATGGACGTGGTAAAATTCCAGTGGCAGATTACAAAGTTGCCAATTATATTGACAAGGAGGATTTCAATGACGTATCTGATTCAGGGGTGACAAATCGTAGTTGTTACTCTTTCTGCATGTGTCCAGGTGGGCAG GTTGTTCTCACTAGTACAAGTCCATCAGAAATATGCATCAATGGCATGTCATTTTCTCGGCGAGCATCTAAGTGGGCAAATGCCGCACTTGTGGTTACTGTCACAACAAAGGATTTCGAAGCTTTGAATTATTATGGTCCTCTTGCCGGGGTCAAATTTCAG AGAGAGTTTGAAAAAAGAGCTGCTATGATGGGAGGAGGAAATTTTACAGTGCCTGTCCAGACAGTTACAGATTTTCTTGAGAACAAGTTGTCAG TAACATCTGTACCCCCGTCAAGTTATCGATTGGGTGTGAAGGCAGCAAACCTCCATCAACTATTTCCCATTCATGTAACTGAAGCTTTGAAACATTCACTTGTAACATTTGACAAGGAG TTACCAGGATTTATCTGCAATGATGCTCTCCTTCATGGTGTAGag ACTAGGACTAGTTCCCCAATCCAAATTCCACGCAATGGTGACACTTATGAATGCACTTCGGTAAAAGGACTATATCCAGTTGGTGAAGGAGCAGGCTATGCTGGAGGGATCATTAGCGCAGCAGTAGATGGAATGCATGCTGGTTTTGCTGTGGCAAAAAAATTCAGCTTGTTTCATGGAGATGTTGAGTCTGTTCTGGGCAAGGCTCAAAATGTTGGAGTTGTCAAGTACTAG
- the LOC100778918 gene encoding uncharacterized protein Cbei_0202 isoform X3, whose protein sequence is MFLLPSPSSSYLMKHQSHNALWFRGLPYGSGKLIRHIRCAKRTGKQRYPSEKKRLRTKQKELLSDSKEKSKFEGTWRLFKLAVPLDQDPGKDSLHVSDALLQQIATVLKFPVASLLPPEAFTIVRKSFDARKKLKEPKFVHTVDMDVQKLISLEPRCWDFISRLEPKVGLVERLHDERDFGDLASIIHDSKENKVALKGENGHSIFSTEFYKNQATRKPNIAVVGSGPSGLFAALVLAELGADVTLIERGQPVEKRGRDIGALVVRRILELESNFCFGEGGAGTWSDGKLVTRIGRNSGSVLAVSSFPYVVFMKLICASCVMRTLVHFGAPKQILIDGKPHLGTDRLVPLLRNFRQHLQNLGVTIKFGTRVDDLVIKDRHVLGVMVSESADKLHLTSQKMEYDGVILAVGHSARDIYEVLLSHNVELIPKDFAVGLRIEHPQELINSIQYAELASEVCHGRGKIPVADYKVANYIDKEDFNDVSDSGVTNRSCYSFCMCPGGQVVLTSTSPSEICINGMSFSRRASKWANAALVVTVTTKDFEALNYYGPLAGVKFQREFEKRAAMMGGGNFTVPVQTVTDFLENKLSVCASNICTPVKLSIGCEGSKPPSTISHSCN, encoded by the exons ATGttccttcttccttctccttcgTCCTCCTACCTAATGAAGCACCAGAGTCACAATGCTCTCTGGTTTCGAGGACTCCCTTATGGTAGTGGCAAGCTAATACGGCACATCCGGTGTGCGAAGAGAACCGGAAAACAGAGGTACCCATCGGAGAAGAAGAGGCTGAGGACAAAGCAGAAAGAGCTCTTATCGGATTCCAAGGAGAAGAGCAAGTTTGAGGGCACATGGAGGCTCTTCAAGCTCGCCGTTCCTCTCGATCAAGACCCTGGCAAAGACTCTCTCCATGTCTCCGATGCCCTTCTACAACAAATCGCCACAGTTCTCAAGTTCCCG GTTGCTTCGCTGTTGCCACCAGAGGCTTTCACCATCGTTAGGAAGTCCTTTGATGCTAGGAAG aaattaaaagagcCCAAATTTGTGCATACTGTGGACATGGATGTCCAAAAGCTCATCAGTCTGGAGCCTCGTTGTTGGGACTTCATTTCTCGGCTGGAGCCTAAAGTTGGCCTTGTGGAACGTTTGCATGATGAAAGAGATTTTGGTGATCTGGCGAGTATCATTCACGacagtaaagaaaataaagttgcATTGAAAGGGGAAAATGGACATAGCATTTTCTCAACAGAGTTTTACAAGAACCAGGCTAcgagaaaaccaaacattgcagTAGTGGGAAGTGGGCCCTCTGGCCTATTTGCTGCCCTTGTTCTTGCAGAGCTTGGTGCAGATGTTACTCTGATAGAAAGAGGTCAACCAGTAGAAAAAAGGGGGCGTGATATTGGTGCTCTTGTAGTTCGTCGAATTTTAGAATTGGAAAGTAACTTCTGCTTTGGAGAG GGTGGTGCAGGTACCTGGAGTGATGGGAAGTTGGTAACCAGAATTGGACGCAATAGTGGCAGTGTCCTTGCAGTTAGTTCGTTTCCTTATGTAGTATTTATGAAGTTGATATGTGCATCCTGT GTTATGAGAACTCTAGTGCATTTTGGAGCTCCAAAACAGATATTGATTGATGGAAAGCCTCACTTAGGAACAGATAGGTTGGTTCCTTTACTTCGCAACTTTAGGCAACATCTGCAAAATTTGGGT GTCACCATAAAGTTTGGGACAAGAGTAGATGATTTAGTTATAAAAGATAGACATGTTCTAGGGGTTATGGTATCTGAGTCAGCTGATAAATTACATTTAACAAGTCAGAAGATGGAATATGATGGAGTTATTCTGGCTGTTGGTCATTCTGCTCGTGATATATATGAAGTTCTTCTTTCTCACAATGTGGAATTAATACCCAAAGATTTTGCT GTAGGGCTACGAATTGAGCATCCTCAAGAACTAATAAACAGCATACAG TATGCTGAATTGGCTTCCGAGGTTTGTCATGGACGTGGTAAAATTCCAGTGGCAGATTACAAAGTTGCCAATTATATTGACAAGGAGGATTTCAATGACGTATCTGATTCAGGGGTGACAAATCGTAGTTGTTACTCTTTCTGCATGTGTCCAGGTGGGCAG GTTGTTCTCACTAGTACAAGTCCATCAGAAATATGCATCAATGGCATGTCATTTTCTCGGCGAGCATCTAAGTGGGCAAATGCCGCACTTGTGGTTACTGTCACAACAAAGGATTTCGAAGCTTTGAATTATTATGGTCCTCTTGCCGGGGTCAAATTTCAG AGAGAGTTTGAAAAAAGAGCTGCTATGATGGGAGGAGGAAATTTTACAGTGCCTGTCCAGACAGTTACAGATTTTCTTGAGAACAAGTTGTCAG TTTGTGCCAGTAACATCTGTACCCCCGTCAAGTTATCGATTGGGTGTGAAGGCAGCAAACCTCCATCAACTATTTCCCATTCATGTAACTGA
- the PIN1B gene encoding auxin efflux carrier component 1b codes for MITLTDFYHVMTAMVPLYVAMILAYGSVKWWKIFSPDQCSGINRFVALFAVPLLSFHFIASNNPYEMNLRFLAADTLQKIIILVLLAVWSNIAKRGCLEWAITLFSLSTLPNTLVMGIPLLKGMYGDFSGSLMVQIVVLQCIIWYTLMLFLFEFRGARMLISEQFPDTAGSIVSIHVDSDVMSLDGRQPLETEAEIKEDGKLHVTVRKSNASRSDIFSRRSQGLSSTTPRPSNLTNAEIYSLQSSRNPTPRGSSFNHTDFYSMMAAGGRNSNFGASDVYGLSASRGPTPRPSNYDEDGGKPKFHYHAGGTGHYPAPNPGMFSPSNGSKSVAAANANANAKRPNGQAQLKPEDGNRDLHMFVWSSSASPVSDVFGAHEYGGHDQKEVKLNVSPGKVENHRDTQEDYLEKDEFSFGNRGMDREMNQLEGEKVGDGKPKTMPPASVMTRLILIMVWRKLIRNPNTYSSLIGLTWSLVSFKWNVEMPAIIAKSISILSDAGLGMAMFSLGLFMALQPRVIACGNSTAAFAMAVRFLTGPAVMAAASVAVGLKGVLLHVAIVQAALPQGIVPFVFAKEYNVHPDILSTAVIFGMLIALPITLVYYILLGL; via the exons ATGATCACCTTAACAGACTTCTACCATGTCATGACTGCAATGGTGCCACTCTATGTGGCCATGATACTAGCCTATGGCTCAGTGAAGTGGTGGAAGATTTTCTCCCCTGACCAATGCTCTGGCATCAACCGTTTTGTGGCACTCTTTGCAGTGCCTCTTCTCTCCTTCCACTTCATAGCCTCCAACAACCCTTACGAAATGAACCTCAGGTTCCTAGCTGCTGACACCCTTCAAAAGATCATAATACTAGTCCTCCTTGCAGTTTGGAGCAACATCGCCAAAAGGGGTTGCTTGGAATGGGCCATAACCTTGTTCTCTCTCTCCACCCTCCCTAACACTTTGGTCATGGGCATCCCTTTGCTCAAAGGGATGTATGGTGACTTCTCAGGGTCCCTTATGGTGCAAATTGTGGTCCTCCAGTGTATCATTTGGTACACCTTGATGCTGTTCTTGTTTGAGTTTAGAGGTGCCAGAATGCTTATCTCTGAGCAGTTCCCTGACACTGCTGGCTCCATTGTCTCCATCCATGTTGACTCTGATGTCATGTCATTGGATGGAAGGCAACCACTTGAGACTGAAGCTGAGATCAAGGAAGATGGTAAACTCCATGTCACTGTGAGGAAGTCCAATGCCTCAAGATCAGACATCTTCTCAAGAAGGTCTCAGGGTCTCTCTTCCACCACTCCACGCCCTTCTAACCTCACTAATGCTGAGATATATTCTTTGCAATCCTCTAGGAACCCTACACCGAGAGGTTCCAGCTTCAACCACACTGATTTCTACTCTATGATGGCTGCTGGTGGCAGGAACTCCAACTTTGGTGCCTCTGATGTTTATGGCCTTTCAGCCTCAAGAGGGCCAACTCCAAGGCCTTCTAACTATGATGAAGATGGTGGGAAGCCAAAGTTCCATTACCATGCTGGTGGAACTGGACACTACCCTGCACCAAACCCTGGCATGTTCTCTCCCTCAAATGGGTCCAAAAGTGTTGCTGCTGCTAATGCTAATGCTAATGCCAAAAGGCCTAATGGGCAGGCTCAGCTGAAGCCTGAGGATGGGAATAGGGACCTTCATATGTTTGTTTGGAGTTCAAGTGCTTCACCAGTCTCTGACGTGTTTGGTGCCCATGAGTATGGAGGTCATGATCAGAAAGAAGTCAAATTGAATGTATCTCCAGGGAAAg TGGAGAATCATAGGGACACTCAAGAAGACTACCTAGAGAAAGATGAGTTCAGCTTTGGGAATAGAGGAATGGATAGGGAGATGAATCAGCTTGAAGGTGAGAAGGTTGGAGATGGGAAGCCAAAAACCATGCCTCCAGCAAGTGTGATGACAAGGCTTATATTGATTATGGTGTGGAGAAAACTCATCAGAAACCCCAACACCTACTCTAGCCTAATTGGCCTCACTTGGTCTCTTGTTTCATTcaa GTGGAATGTGGAGATGCCTGCCATAATAGCAAAGTCTATCTCCATATTGTCAGATGCAGGGCTTGGCATGGCCATGTTCAGTCTTG GTCTCTTCATGGCTTTGCAACCGAGGGTCATAGCATGTGGAAATTCCACCGCAGCTTTTGCCATGGCTGTGAGATTCCTTACAGGTCCAGCTGTCATGGCAGCTGCTTCCGTTGCTGTTGGACTCAAAGGTGTTCTCCTACATGTTGCCATTGTTCag GCAGCTCTTCCCCAAGGAATTGTCCCATTTGTCTTTGCTAAGGAATATAATGTACATCCTGATATTCTCAGCACAGC TGTTATTTTTGGGATGTTGATTGCTTTGCCCATAACTCTAGTGTACTACATCTTGTTGGGGTtgtga
- the LOC100779437 gene encoding protein C2-DOMAIN ABA-RELATED 4 yields the protein MEESDSTPKSLMENLLGLLRVRVKRGVNLAVRDVRSSDPYVVIKMYRQKLKTRVIKKDVNPEWNEDLTLSVINPNHKVKLTVYDHDTFSKDDKMGDAEFDILPFIEALKMNLTGLANGTVVTRIQPSKHNCLVDESCITYSNGKVVQDMILRLQNVECGEVEIQLQWIDLPGSKGI from the exons ATGGAGGAATCAGATTCAACACCAAAGTCTCTGATGGAGAACCTGCTTGGCCTTTTGAGGGTTCGCGTGAAGCGTGGTGTCAACCTTGCCGTTCGTGATGTTCGAAGCAGCGACCCCTATGTTGTCATCAAGATGTACCGCCAG aaacTAAAGACTCGTGTGATTAAAAAGGATGTGAATCCTGAGTGGAATGAAGACCTTACTCTTTCTGTTATAAATCCGAATCACAAAGTTAAACTG ACTGTGTATGATCATGACACTTTTAGCAAAGATGACAAAATGGGAGATGCAGAATTTGACATCTTGCCCTTTATAGAAGCCTTGAAGATGAACTTAACTGGCCTTGCAAATGGTACTGTAGTCACAAGAATACAACCAAGCAAGCATAATTGCCTGGTTGACGAGAGCTGCATAACTTATAGCAATGGCAAGGTTGTCCAAGATATGATCCTTAGATTGCAAAATGTGGAATGTGGTGAAGTGGAAATCCAATTGCAGTGGATTGATCTTCCTGGTTCTAAGGGTATATGA
- the LOC100778918 gene encoding uncharacterized protein Cbei_0202 isoform X2, translated as MFLLPSPSSSYLMKHQSHNALWFRGLPYGSGKLIRHIRCAKRTGKQRYPSEKKRLRTKQKELLSDSKEKSKFEGTWRLFKLAVPLDQDPGKDSLHVSDALLQQIATVLKFPVASLLPPEAFTIVRKSFDARKKLKEPKFVHTVDMDVQKLISLEPRCWDFISRLEPKVGLVERLHDERDFGDLASIIHDSKENKVALKGENGHSIFSTEFYKNQATRKPNIAVVGSGPSGLFAALVLAELGADVTLIERGQPVEKRGRDIGALVVRRILELESNFCFGEGGAGTWSDGKLVTRIGRNSGSVLAVMRTLVHFGAPKQILIDGKPHLGTDRLVPLLRNFRQHLQNLGVTIKFGTRVDDLVIKDRHVLGVMVSESADKLHLTSQKMEYDGVILAVGHSARDIYEVLLSHNVELIPKDFAVGLRIEHPQELINSIQYAELASEVCHGRGKIPVADYKVANYIDKEDFNDVSDSGVTNRSCYSFCMCPGGQVVLTSTSPSEICINGMSFSRRASKWANAALVVTVTTKDFEALNYYGPLAGVKFQREFEKRAAMMGGGNFTVPVQTVTDFLENKLSVTSVPPSSYRLGVKAANLHQLFPIHVTEALKHSLVTFDKELPGFICNDALLHGVETRTSSPIQIPRNGDTYECTSVKGLYPVGEGAGYAGGIISAAVDGMHAGFAVAKKFSLFHGDVESVLGKAQNVGVVKY; from the exons ATGttccttcttccttctccttcgTCCTCCTACCTAATGAAGCACCAGAGTCACAATGCTCTCTGGTTTCGAGGACTCCCTTATGGTAGTGGCAAGCTAATACGGCACATCCGGTGTGCGAAGAGAACCGGAAAACAGAGGTACCCATCGGAGAAGAAGAGGCTGAGGACAAAGCAGAAAGAGCTCTTATCGGATTCCAAGGAGAAGAGCAAGTTTGAGGGCACATGGAGGCTCTTCAAGCTCGCCGTTCCTCTCGATCAAGACCCTGGCAAAGACTCTCTCCATGTCTCCGATGCCCTTCTACAACAAATCGCCACAGTTCTCAAGTTCCCG GTTGCTTCGCTGTTGCCACCAGAGGCTTTCACCATCGTTAGGAAGTCCTTTGATGCTAGGAAG aaattaaaagagcCCAAATTTGTGCATACTGTGGACATGGATGTCCAAAAGCTCATCAGTCTGGAGCCTCGTTGTTGGGACTTCATTTCTCGGCTGGAGCCTAAAGTTGGCCTTGTGGAACGTTTGCATGATGAAAGAGATTTTGGTGATCTGGCGAGTATCATTCACGacagtaaagaaaataaagttgcATTGAAAGGGGAAAATGGACATAGCATTTTCTCAACAGAGTTTTACAAGAACCAGGCTAcgagaaaaccaaacattgcagTAGTGGGAAGTGGGCCCTCTGGCCTATTTGCTGCCCTTGTTCTTGCAGAGCTTGGTGCAGATGTTACTCTGATAGAAAGAGGTCAACCAGTAGAAAAAAGGGGGCGTGATATTGGTGCTCTTGTAGTTCGTCGAATTTTAGAATTGGAAAGTAACTTCTGCTTTGGAGAG GGTGGTGCAGGTACCTGGAGTGATGGGAAGTTGGTAACCAGAATTGGACGCAATAGTGGCAGTGTCCTTGCA GTTATGAGAACTCTAGTGCATTTTGGAGCTCCAAAACAGATATTGATTGATGGAAAGCCTCACTTAGGAACAGATAGGTTGGTTCCTTTACTTCGCAACTTTAGGCAACATCTGCAAAATTTGGGT GTCACCATAAAGTTTGGGACAAGAGTAGATGATTTAGTTATAAAAGATAGACATGTTCTAGGGGTTATGGTATCTGAGTCAGCTGATAAATTACATTTAACAAGTCAGAAGATGGAATATGATGGAGTTATTCTGGCTGTTGGTCATTCTGCTCGTGATATATATGAAGTTCTTCTTTCTCACAATGTGGAATTAATACCCAAAGATTTTGCT GTAGGGCTACGAATTGAGCATCCTCAAGAACTAATAAACAGCATACAG TATGCTGAATTGGCTTCCGAGGTTTGTCATGGACGTGGTAAAATTCCAGTGGCAGATTACAAAGTTGCCAATTATATTGACAAGGAGGATTTCAATGACGTATCTGATTCAGGGGTGACAAATCGTAGTTGTTACTCTTTCTGCATGTGTCCAGGTGGGCAG GTTGTTCTCACTAGTACAAGTCCATCAGAAATATGCATCAATGGCATGTCATTTTCTCGGCGAGCATCTAAGTGGGCAAATGCCGCACTTGTGGTTACTGTCACAACAAAGGATTTCGAAGCTTTGAATTATTATGGTCCTCTTGCCGGGGTCAAATTTCAG AGAGAGTTTGAAAAAAGAGCTGCTATGATGGGAGGAGGAAATTTTACAGTGCCTGTCCAGACAGTTACAGATTTTCTTGAGAACAAGTTGTCAG TAACATCTGTACCCCCGTCAAGTTATCGATTGGGTGTGAAGGCAGCAAACCTCCATCAACTATTTCCCATTCATGTAACTGAAGCTTTGAAACATTCACTTGTAACATTTGACAAGGAG TTACCAGGATTTATCTGCAATGATGCTCTCCTTCATGGTGTAGag ACTAGGACTAGTTCCCCAATCCAAATTCCACGCAATGGTGACACTTATGAATGCACTTCGGTAAAAGGACTATATCCAGTTGGTGAAGGAGCAGGCTATGCTGGAGGGATCATTAGCGCAGCAGTAGATGGAATGCATGCTGGTTTTGCTGTGGCAAAAAAATTCAGCTTGTTTCATGGAGATGTTGAGTCTGTTCTGGGCAAGGCTCAAAATGTTGGAGTTGTCAAGTACTAG